A stretch of DNA from Petrotoga sp. 9PWA.NaAc.5.4:
TTGTTATCTGCTTGAATTAAAGTTACTTTTCCTCCTAAATTTTTTGAAATAGATTCTATCTCGCTAAAAAATGCGTTATACTCTTCTTCTATTATGGAACCACTTGTATCGACTACGATTGCAACATTTGGCCCCATTTCTGATCTCCATCCAGGTTGATTTTCATATCTTCTATTTGGTCTCATTAAAGTTCTATATTTCTCAATAATTATCGAGCTTCCAAAAAATCTTCTCAATAAAGTTTTCCAATTCATTTTTGGTTTTTGTGCCATAATGGAAATCGCCATTTCTACTCCATCTGGAAGATTTTCTTTTGATCTATCGTATGCTTGTGTGATGAATTCGCTTACTATATCAAGGGCCATCTCTTCTGGAATTTCTGAATTGAAATCATGAGAATCTGCATTTTTTTCTCTGTTTTCAATGACTTCTTCTAAATCAGCCATCTTATGATCTTCTAAAAAATTTATTATATATTTGTAGTATTCTTCAGCGGTTTTATTCAATAAATTTATGGGGGCAGTAACGAAAAAGAATTCATTGTCGGGGGCATGACCTTCGGCAATCATCACGTCTAATGGTTCAGCTAAGGCGTCTAATTCAGTTATGTACTGGTTAATTGCTGCATCCATTGCTAAGTCCCAGATGCCTTTTTCTTTTTTGCTTTTAGGTTTGATAAATATGTGCCCATATATAATATGATATATTTCGTGTTTTAAGAGCCCTTTAGTGATTCTTAATCCTAAATTTTCAAGCTTTTTTGAGTTGTACATGATTCGAAATTTTGCTTGAGGGGTTATAGATACTTTTATAGTTCTGACAGAGTCGCTTTTTATACTATCAAAGTTCATGCGTAAATATGAAAAAAACAAACTCTCTTTTTCTAACTCAATCCAAGCTTTTTGAATTATATCTTCCATTTTAGATACCTTCCATCCAAGAAGAATCGCCAAGAGTTATGGCTATTTCTTCTAAAAGCTTGTCGTAAAAAGCTTTTTTTAATCCTTTATTTTTTTCTATCATCTCATTTAAAAATCTTAAAATAGAAAATAAGGCGTCTTTTGGTACAATTTCGCTTAATCTTTTTATGTTTTCGGCAATTGCTTTTTGATCCGTGTTGTTCAATATTTGCATCATGTCT
This window harbors:
- a CDS encoding VWA-like domain-containing protein; translated protein: MEDIIQKAWIELEKESLFFSYLRMNFDSIKSDSVRTIKVSITPQAKFRIMYNSKKLENLGLRITKGLLKHEIYHIIYGHIFIKPKSKKEKGIWDLAMDAAINQYITELDALAEPLDVMIAEGHAPDNEFFFVTAPINLLNKTAEEYYKYIINFLEDHKMADLEEVIENREKNADSHDFNSEIPEEMALDIVSEFITQAYDRSKENLPDGVEMAISIMAQKPKMNWKTLLRRFFGSSIIIEKYRTLMRPNRRYENQPGWRSEMGPNVAIVVDTSGSIIEEEYNAFFSEIESISKNLGGKVTLIQADNKIQNIMTYQRGIWKELILKGKGSTDLQPAIDYIEESIRPEGVIVFTDGWVEMPIIKRRALFVLPKNYNPQFFNECTEYYGKSSVLLLK